In Pyrus communis chromosome 8, drPyrComm1.1, whole genome shotgun sequence, one genomic interval encodes:
- the LOC137742407 gene encoding uncharacterized protein, with translation MAIAGLHNASVLEPSFLRDSQSHTSGWIRDEGRVSTRASSLLQRWRELEDEHVVSRAQERVSERLLVQRSDRLIDEISREDTTEDHGSYHAGDLEDVSVGESECGLWSRGQIGSSNEHEECSNISSEHSDFGEVERGRVRQVFREWMNCGVAEYTSNGSHMNNSSRAEWLGETEQERVRIVREWVRINSQQRGASGDNRGEQPAEIGNQIERVRDGLIVNQTEGRSEHTRRGIRKLCGRQAMLDMVKKAERERQSELQVLLEHRAVSQFAHRNRIQSLLKGRFLRNARVIENERPTSLAENELGLLRQRHTVSGLRDGFCSRLDSSVSGQVSSSHSETSSSVSNGSRNGDGQANNPHEVLAGSSKQSAANDEASEDRERDSCGISDFRDLGGNTIQDIDSEESNAPVEGWQHHSRNWQCSSITEFIERRDVTDYNMIGDFQATTSVEQPQEILQNDAGGHSNMQKVSHISNEQSQPSGEASLIGERSDHIYNLLDSVPGDVNFQEFTSHVQQWQDRVSEQAERDWQQPVVAYNDLRENVGEDTTGDQQETTAYEWSQELLESEDRENSHLEEVPEVWHEESGFQEAVQSWLEEPSDQDVDPVRQTDTFYFPDDDNAPGTELRELLSRRRVSNLLSSGFRQNLDRLLQSYVERQSHAAIDWELDDTSPSPEPAEQDLEQTGAYQNGGQVDAVESHSPSTALRSQQIPSLPLWDQESHSDHWPQHDMHQRNGIDWEIINDMRIDMARLHQRMNNLQRMMEACMDMQLELQRSIRQEVSDALNRSAGSQGVCEDGLLEDGSKWDHVRKGICCICCESNIDSLLYRCGHMCACSKCATQLVESSGKCPMCRAPAIEVIRVYSVL, from the exons ATGGCTATTGCTGGTCTACACAATGCTTCTGTGCTTGAGCCTTCTTTCCTTAGAGACTCTCAATCTCATACATCTGGATGGATACGTGATGAAGGGAGGGTGAGTACCCGTGCATCCTCCCTACTACAAAGGTGGCGGGAGCTTGAGGATGAGCATGTGGTGAGTCGTGCCCAAGAGAGAGTTAGTGAGAGGTTGCTTGTACAAAGGAGTGATAGGTTGATCGATGAGATCTCGAGGGAAGACACTACTGAAGACCACGGTAGTTACCACGCAGGTGATTTGGAGGATGTGAGTGTGGGTGAGAGTGAGTGCGGATTATGGTCCCGGGGTCAAATTGGGTCATCAAATGAACATGAGGAGTGCAGTAATATTAGCAGTGAGCATTCTGATTTTGGGGAGGTTGAAAGGGGGAGGGTGAGGCAAGTTTTTAGGGAATGGATGAATTGTGGTGTGGCTGAATATACGTCAAATGGTTCTCATATGAATAACAGTTCAAGGGCAGAGTGGCTCGGTGAAACTGAACAGGAGAGGGTGAGAATTGTAAGGGAGTGGGTACGAATTAACAGTCAGCAGAGAGGTGCTTCGGGTGACAATAGAGGAGAACAACCTGCTGAAATTGGTAATCAAATTGAAAGAGTTCGTGATGGATTGATTGTTAACCAAACTGAAGGCAGGTCTGAGCATACACGAAGGGGAATTCGTAAGTTATGTGGTAGACAGGCTATGCTGGATATGGTAAAGAAGGCTGAGAGGGAAAGACAAAGTGAACTTCAAGTCTTGTTGGAGCACCGGGCTGTATCACAGTTTGCTCACCGCAACCGCATTCAG TCATTACTTAAAGGAAGATTCTTACGAAATGCTAGAGTGATTGAGAATGAGAGACCTACTTCCTTGGCTGAAAATGAATTAGGCTTATTGAGACAAAGGCACACAGTCTCTGGTCTTAG GGACGGTTTTTGCTCCAGATTGGATAGTTCTGTATCCGGTCAAGTAAGCAGCAGCCACTCTGAGACATCCTCTAGTGTTTCTAATGGTAGTAGAAATGGGGATGGTCAAGCAAACAACCCGCATGAGGTCCTAGCTGGGTCTTCTAAACAATCTGCTGCTAATGACGAGGCAAGTGAGGACCGAGAACGTGATAGCTGTGGAATATCAGATTTCAGGGATTTGGGTGGCAACACCATTCAAGATATAGATTCAGAAGAATCTAATGCTCCTGTAGAGGGTTGGCAACACCATTCAAGAAACTGGCAATGCTCAAGTATCACTGAATTTATCGAAAGGAGGGATGTTACTGATTATAACATGATTGGGGACTTTCAAGCAACCACTTCTGTTGAGCAGCCCCAAGAAATTTTGCAAAATGATGCTGGTGGACACAGTAACATGCAAAAAGTCAGTCATATATCTAATGAGCAGTCTCAGCCAAGTGGGGAGGCAAGTTTAATAGGTGAACGGTCTgatcatatatataatttactAGACAGTGTGCCTGGGGATGTAAATTTTCAAGAATTTACTTCCCACGTACAACAGTGGCAGGATCGAGTTTCAGAACAAGCTGAAAGGGACTGGCAACAACCTGTTGTTGCGTATAACGACTTGAGAGAAAATGTTGGGGAAGATACAACTGGGGATCAGCAGGAAACAACTGCTTATGAATGGTCCCAGGAGTTGCTGGAGAGCGAAGATAGAGAAAACAGTCATCTTGAAGAAGTTCCTGAAGTGTGGCACGAGGAAAGTGGTTTTCAGGAGGCTGTTCAAAGTTGGTTAGAAGAGCCATCGGACCAGGATGTTGATCCGGTCAGGCAGACTGACACATTTTATTTTCCGGATGATGATAATGCTCCTGGCACCGAGCTAAGGGAACTCCTAAGCAG GAGAAGGGTCTCTAATCTTCTTAGTAGTGGTTTCCGTCAGAATCTAGATCGACTGTTACAATCATATGTAGAAAGGCAAAGTCACGCTGCCATTGACTGGGAGCTGGATGATACATCACCTTCTCCTGAACCTGCAGAACAGGATCTAGAGCAGACTGGTGCATATCAAAATGGGGGTCAAGTGGATGCTGTTGAGAGTCATAGTCCTAGTACTGCTCTACGATCACAGCAAATACCTTCCTTGCCACTTTGGGACCAGGAGTCACACTCTGATCATTGGCCACAGCATGACATGCATCAACGTAACGGAATT GATTGGGAGATAATTAACGATATGAGGATTGACATGGCCAGGCTACACCAGAGGATGAATAACTTGCAAAGAATGATGGAGGCCTGCATGGATATGCAACTTGAGTTGCAGCGCTCGATAAGACAAGAAGTTTCTGATGCCCTGAATAGATCAGCTGGTTCACAAG GGGTGTGTGAAGACGGTCTGCTAGAAGATGGGTCTAAATGGGATCATGTAAGGAAAGGAATTTGCTGTATATGTTGTGAAAGCAACATCGATTCTTTATTGTACAG ATGTGGCCACATGTGCGCATGTTCAAAATGTGCTACTCAATTGGTTGAGAGTAGCGGAAAATGTCCGATGTGTAGAGCACCCGCGATTGAGGTGATTCGTGTTTATTCCGTgttgtaa
- the LOC137741536 gene encoding histone H2B.11-like, with protein MAPKRSAKMVVKTTKQVVKETVEVSVVKTTRKKQQKDQPLKTISIETNESNQNQNVEVSVGKEPLKTSVIPIETQAENQTLKTQNADVQVDKEAQENPTTPGPQEAEKSPKEQEQKSEEEKTLGGGENKDAEDLTKTEEQAPKKGEKKSEVKGGKRREKSSRGREEYKIYVYKVLKQVHPGMGVSSKAMTVLNNLMYDMFERLADEAARLTTYTARKTLSSREIQGAVRLVLPGELGRHAMAEGTKAVSTYVSYGGGSSKS; from the coding sequence ATGGCTCCAAAGCGCTCGGCGAAGATGGTGGTGAAGACCACCAAGCAAGTCGTTAAAGAAACGGTTGAAGTTTCAGTGGTTAAAACCACAAGgaagaaacaacaaaaagatCAGCCACTGAAGACTATTTCCATTGAAACCAACgaatcaaatcaaaaccaaaatgtAGAAGTTTCAGTTGGGAAAGAGCCGCTCAAGACTAGTGTTATTCCCATCGAAACCCAGGCAGAAAACCAGACCCTAAAAACCCAAAACGCTGATGTCCAAGTCGATAAAGAGGCACAAGAAAATCCTACGACTCCTGGTCCACAAGAAGCAGAGAAATCACCGAAGGAACAAGAGCAGAAGAGTGAGGAGGAAAAAACCCTAGGAGGAGGAGAGAACAAGGACGCGGAAGATTTGACGAAAACCGAAGAGCAAGCCCCGAagaaaggagagaagaaaaGCGAGGTGAAAGGagggaagaggagagagaagagcaGTAGGGGAAGAGAAGAGTACAAGATATATGTGTATAAGGTTTTGAAGCAGGTGCATCCTGGGATGGGAGTGTCGTCCAAGGCCATGACGGTGTTGAATAACTTGATGTACGACATGTTTGAGAGGCTGGCTGATGAGGCGGCGAGGCTGACTACGTATACAGCGAGGAAGACGTTGTCGTCGAGGGAGATTCAAGGGGCGGTGAGGCTAGTTTTGCCCGGGGAGCTTGGgaggcatgccatggccgaggGGACCAAGGCAGTGAGCACCTATGTATCATATGGAGGAGGGTCGTCCAAGTCTTGA